From one Bacillus sp. Marseille-P3661 genomic stretch:
- a CDS encoding GIY-YIG nuclease family protein — translation MNREKIEFRRKLLHALHQKASLIFHETHKVCGIYAIFNKVNGKIYIGQTSQKIYAYLRSERESKLRLGEMHNCKLQNEFKEYGADQFDFYIIEKFLISTENMERLQKTLNYLEVFYIDQFGTTNSNYGYNIQKGWDDEHTLEDIMREVNVASSKIDSFAYGEFSDKRKLPFPIPASYINEEISFPNEHPGLASCIDQFIKKDHKVDNFNDYVKLFLDIYTNRPNREYIRQYEDVVPFLLARQVLRKFPNTRIQ, via the coding sequence ATGAATAGAGAGAAGATCGAGTTTAGGAGAAAACTACTTCATGCGTTACACCAAAAGGCATCACTAATCTTTCATGAAACACATAAGGTTTGCGGTATATATGCTATTTTTAACAAAGTCAATGGAAAGATATACATTGGACAAACCTCTCAAAAAATCTACGCTTATTTAAGATCTGAAAGAGAGAGTAAGCTTCGTTTAGGTGAAATGCATAACTGCAAATTGCAGAATGAATTTAAAGAGTATGGTGCAGATCAGTTCGACTTTTATATTATTGAAAAATTTTTAATCTCGACAGAAAATATGGAGAGACTTCAAAAAACATTAAACTACCTGGAGGTTTTTTATATAGACCAATTTGGTACTACCAATTCAAATTATGGGTATAACATACAAAAAGGTTGGGATGATGAGCATACTTTAGAAGATATTATGAGAGAAGTAAATGTTGCTAGTTCAAAAATTGATTCCTTTGCCTATGGTGAATTCTCCGATAAACGTAAGCTACCATTTCCTATTCCCGCCTCCTATATTAACGAAGAAATTAGTTTTCCAAATGAACACCCTGGCTTAGCATCCTGTATTGACCAATTTATTAAGAAAGACCATAAGGTTGATAACTTTAACGATTACGTTAAGTTATTTTTAGATATATATACTAATCGTCCAAATAGGGAATATATAAGACAATACGAAGATGTTGTACCATTTCTATTGGCGAGACAAGTATTAAGAAAGTTCCCTAATACTCGGATACAATAA
- a CDS encoding transposase has product MARPHRVWYQGAIYHITARGNRRTSLFHNREDYLTYLNLLLEVKEMSPFILHSYCLMTNHIHLQLETTTYHIKVIMKELHSKYAVYFNKKYNYIGHVFQGRYGGELIEDDRYFLEVSRYIHRNPLEASMIECLSSYEWSSYPVYVNLLENQYVYLQRTLNYFPDPKFQNYKRFVEKTTLQDKEIETWLQKS; this is encoded by the coding sequence ATGGCCAGGCCACATCGTGTTTGGTACCAAGGAGCGATTTATCACATTACGGCTAGAGGTAATCGTCGAACATCGCTTTTTCATAACCGGGAAGATTATCTTACTTATTTAAATCTACTACTAGAAGTTAAGGAAATGTCTCCATTCATTTTACACTCCTACTGTCTCATGACCAATCACATTCATCTACAACTCGAGACTACTACTTATCATATCAAAGTCATTATGAAAGAACTTCATTCCAAATATGCCGTTTATTTTAATAAGAAGTACAACTACATTGGCCATGTTTTTCAAGGGAGATATGGTGGAGAATTGATAGAAGATGATCGCTATTTTTTAGAAGTCAGTCGCTATATTCATCGTAATCCTTTGGAAGCGAGTATGATTGAGTGTTTATCTTCATATGAATGGAGCAGTTACCCCGTTTATGTCAATCTTCTAGAAAATCAGTATGTATATCTTCAGCGAACACTCAATTATTTTCCCGATCCGAAGTTTCAAAACTATAAACGATTTGTAGAGAAAACAACTTTACAAGACAAGGAGATCGAAACATGGTTACAAAAATCATGA